In a single window of the Elaeis guineensis isolate ETL-2024a chromosome 8, EG11, whole genome shotgun sequence genome:
- the LOC105050598 gene encoding cytochrome P450 93A3, with protein sequence MTKPLTMGGVEDLKSYAILSSFICILSIYIIRALFFNSRTRFRLPPSPFALPIIGHLYLLTPIPHQALYKLSLRYGPLIHLRLGSVPCVVACSAETAKGFLRTHDLAFSDRPQSKAVSYLTYGSADFSFAPYGPYWKFMKKLCMSELLGGRTLEQLLPIRREEILRLLQAVNKNSKERKAVDMGLELIKLTNNVISRMTMSRRCSGSDGEAEEARKLVEETAELTGKFNLADYIGFCKNLDLQGFDRRLEDLHRRFDGMMERIMKEKEEARKEAKEMGNAKDLLDILLDISEDETAQVKLSRENIKAFILDIFAAGTDTSAITIEWALAELINHPTILQKAGEEIDAVVGKNRLVEESDIPNLPYLQAIVKETLRLHPTGPMIVRESTQDCMINGYNIPANTRLFVNVWAIGRDPNHWVEPLKFQPERFMEGEQSMIDVRGQHYHLLPFGSGRRVCPGTSLALQIIQPALGALIQCFEWKVNGSGTVDMTEGPGLTLPRAQALVCTVEPRLNPLPFL encoded by the exons ATGACAAAACCACTCACCATGGGCGGAGTAGAAGACCTCAAATCTTAtgccatcctctcctccttcataTGTATTCTCTCCATCTACATCATCCGCGCCCTCTTCTTCAACTCCCGCACCCGTTTCCGCCTTCCACCAAGCCCGTTCGCCCTGCCTATCATCGGCCACCTCTACCTACTTACCCCCATCCCTCACCAAGCCCTCTACAAGCTCTCCCTACGCTACGGCCCCCTGATCCACCTCCGACTAGGCTCGGTCCCATGCGTCGTGGCCTGCTCGGCCGAGACAGCCAAAGGGTTCCTCAGGACTCATGATCTCGCCTTCTCTGACCGTCCTCAATCCAAGGCCGTCAGCTACCTCACCTACGGCTCCGCTGACTTCTCCTTCGCCCCCTACGGCCCTTACTGGAAGTTCATGAAGAAGCTCTGCATGTCGGAACTCCTGGGGGGTCGTACACTGGAGCAACTCCTACCAATAAGGCGTGAGGAGATACTCCGGCTCTTACAAGCCGTGAACAAGAATTCCAAGGAACGGAAAGCTGTGGACATGGGTTTGGAGCTGATTAAACTAACCAACAATGTCATTTCCCGGATGACAATGAGCCGGAGATGTTCGGGGTCCGATGGGGAGGCCGAGGAGGCGAGGAAGTTGGTCGAGGAAACTGCGGAGCTCACAGGGAAGTTTAATTTAGCTGATTATATCGGATTCTGCAAGAATTTGGACTTGCAGGGGTTCGATAGGAGACTCGAGGACCTTCATCGTCGGTTTGATGGGATGATGGAGAGGATAATGAAGGAGAAGGAGGAGGCAAGGAAGGAGGCGAAGGAGATGGGAAATGCGAAGGATTTGCTTGATATATTGCTTGATATATCGGAGGATGAGACTGCGCAAGTGAAGCTGAGCAGAGAGAACATCAAGGCTTTCATTCTG GATATCTTTGCTGCCGGTACCGACACATCGGCAATTACAATAGAATGGGCATTAGCAGAGTTAATCAATCATCCTACCATACTACAAAAGGCAGGAGAAGAGATTGATGCAGTCGTCGGCAAGAATAGGCTGGTCGAGGAGTCGGACATCCCCAACCTCCCATACCTCCAAGCGATCGTGAAGGAGACGCTGAGGCTCCATCCGACGGGCCCAATGATTGTTCGAGAATCGACCCAGGATTGCATGATCAATGGATACAACATCCCTGCAAACACGAGGCTCTTCGTCAACGTATGGGCCATTGGAAGGGACCCCAACCACTGGGTCGAGCCACTTAAATTCCAGCCAGAAAGATTTATGGAAGGTGAACAAAGTATGATTGATGTCAGAGGGCAACACTACCACTTGTTACCATTTGGGAGTGGAAGAAGGGTCTGCCCTGGTACTTCATTAGCACTGCAGATCATTCAGCCAGCTCTTGGTGCCCTGATACAGTGCTTCGAATGGAAGGTTAATGGCAGTGGAACTGTGGACATGACGGAGGGACCAGGCTTGACACTTCCAAGAGCACAAGCACTGGTGTGCACTGTAGAGCCACGCTTGAATCCATTGCCATTCCTTTAA
- the LOC105050497 gene encoding uncharacterized protein — protein sequence MTADEAAAVVAIECVAGSRKAEEWGGGGEALLQTGDVVEEIKIGNSPAVRSPFKGGRAGVQKLLHASFKRGDTSIHVWARRGRGNDPAELQACIVPHPAAGRRQYVLRSLHDPNYAVGFVDRSESECLAIQGSRSSRVACALDKAQLQDGYVSYPWEKKMRESMPIPNSSCFLSLLVLPKASDPSATRYNSLEDTLARANSWLNSSQASGVPIAFMNIQTEALLTKISGETASSTVNMGSLADLSNLANVSLYGFEDYHGVDIGVVRAVRLWYTPAAGEMAVEIRLQEGDTRLGFAISRTEEGFIYISSVTDDDSTGVAATRSGLRELYREATRASKLLVIARLGNEKVLPWMVSTSGAIRCFDTVSLSQKLSLHRHALRPILLHVLMWETSPFNLSRGVERSEPPAPPPSFVPPPPVDEVPRNLVFGDGSGAELGRDTAGDVSFRFHNFSLPNNWV from the exons atgaCGGCGGACGAGGCGGCTGCGGTGGTGGCGATCGAGTGTGTGGCGGGGAGCAGGAAGGCGGAGGAGTGGGGTGGCGGCGGGGAGGCGCTGCTGCAGACGGGGGACGTGGTGGAGGAGATCAAGATCGGGAACTCCCCCGCCGTCCGATCGCCGTTCAAGGGGGGGCGCGCCGGCGTCCAGAAGCTCCTTCACGCCTCGTTCAAACGCGGCGACACCTCCATCCACGTCTGGGCTCGGCGGGGCCGCGGCAACGACCCCGCCGAGCTCCAGGCCTGCATCGTCCCGCACCCCGCAGCCGGCCGCCGCCAGTACGTCCTCCGCTCCCTCCACGACCCCAACTACGCCGTCGGCTTCGTCGACCGCTCCGAGAGCGAGTGCCTCGCGATACAAG GCTCGAGGAGCTCGAGGGTAGCGTGCGCACTGGACAAAGCGCAGCTCCAAGATGGTTATGTGTCATATCCTTGGGAGAAGAAGATGAGGGAATCAATGCCCATACCAAACTCGAGCTGCTTCCTCTCGCTGCTTGTACTTCCAAAGGCATCGGACCCTTCAGCCACTCGCTACAACTCTCTTGAGGACACCTTAGCCCGGGCCAATTCTTGGCTCAACTCCTCCCAGGCCTCTGGAGTTCCCATTGCGTTCATGAATATCCAGACCGAAGCCCTCCTCACCAAG ATCTCTGGAGAGACAGCCTCCTCTACCGTAAACATGGGATCGCTGGCCGACCTTTCAAACTTGGCAAACGTGAGCCTGTATGGGTTTGAGGATTACCATGGTGTGGACATTGGGGTGGTCAGAGCAGTTCGGCTCTGGTACACGCCGGCAGCAGGAGAAATGGCAGTGGAGATCAGACTACAGGAAGGCGATACCAGGCTGGGCTTTGCAATTAGTCGCACCGAAGAA GGATTTATCTACATATCATCAGTAACAGACGACGACAGCACAGGAGTGGCTGCAACTCGATCAGGGCTCAGGGAGCTGTATAGAGAAGCAACAAGAGCATCGAAGCTGTTGGTGATCGCAAGGCTTGGGAACGAGAAGGTGCTTCCTTGGATGGTTTCCACCTCGGGAGCCATCCGATGCTTTGACACAGTCTCTCTCAGCCAGAAGCTCTCGCTGCACCGCCATGCATTGAGGCCCATTTTACTCCACGTGCTCATGTGGGAGACGTCTCCATTCAATCTTAGCAGAGGGGTTGAACGGTCCGAGCCTCCGGCACCTCCACCATCATTTGTGCCGCCACCTCCAGTGGATGAAGTGCCGAGGAACTTGGTCTTTGGTGATGGATCCGGGGCGGAGCTCGGTAGGGACACGGCAGGGGATGTGTCCTTTAGATTTCACAACTTCTCACTTCCAAATAATTGGGTATGA